In Methanomicrobium antiquum, one DNA window encodes the following:
- a CDS encoding DNA-3-methyladenine glycosylase family protein, translated as MAKFDVIELDSNQPFSLDKTLSCGQAPRWFFDNGWWYGIIRESVVKIRQEENELHFTGADAEFIYDYFCLDLNLENVYTRLKGDNYGKEAIEKNYGLRLVNQDAWECLVFQMTVNKIRTKSSSDRITRVSSKLGKEIEFEGKKFFSFPRPQEILEAGLPALKSCNISYFADNILMASRKVVENPLWENEIYSADYEAAVGILTDFKGIKHRVAEWILLFAFKKYEAFPVDAHIRKIFAANYLKNVNLGTPKDDKFDDTIKEVAKRNFGEYRGYALEYIFCSQD; from the coding sequence ATGGCAAAGTTCGATGTAATTGAGCTGGATTCTAATCAGCCATTCAGTCTTGATAAAACATTATCCTGTGGGCAGGCTCCCCGATGGTTTTTTGATAATGGCTGGTGGTATGGGATAATAAGGGAATCTGTTGTTAAAATACGGCAGGAAGAAAATGAATTGCATTTTACTGGAGCAGACGCTGAATTCATATATGATTATTTTTGTCTTGATTTAAATTTAGAAAATGTCTATACAAGACTTAAAGGTGATAATTACGGAAAAGAGGCAATTGAAAAAAATTACGGGCTTAGACTGGTAAATCAGGATGCATGGGAATGTCTGGTTTTTCAGATGACTGTAAATAAAATTCGTACAAAATCATCAAGTGACAGGATAACAAGAGTCTCTTCAAAACTTGGAAAAGAAATTGAATTTGAAGGAAAAAAATTCTTTTCTTTTCCAAGACCTCAGGAGATTTTAGAGGCAGGCCTTCCTGCGCTTAAATCCTGCAACATCAGTTACTTTGCTGATAATATCCTGATGGCCTCAAGAAAAGTCGTTGAAAACCCATTGTGGGAAAATGAAATTTATTCGGCGGATTATGAAGCAGCTGTTGGTATTCTTACGGATTTTAAGGGCATCAAACACAGGGTTGCCGAGTGGATACTTCTTTTTGCATTTAAAAAATACGAAGCATTTCCTGTTGATGCACATATAAGAAAAATATTTGCAGCCAATTACTTAAAAAATGTAAATCTTGGAACTCCAAAGGATGATAAGTTTGATGATACAATAAAAGAGGTTGCTAAACGAAATTTCGGCGAATACCGAGGATATGCCCTGGAATATATTTTTTGCTCACAGGATTAA
- a CDS encoding DUF5806 family protein, which translates to MNKNDDDDDSKGNTDVNLNEEFEINKPVIADEAESYGNLKPDMDITPDINNTPNSDDTYDSEINNNQTYIAPPLPRKLTEEEKERINKYKKFKKVDGAAYKRINTFLRKHTYITAREWAIARLCADFSTRGGAEMTFIGENLPELVPFMTDTYSPQAVNQARSSFKKKVKKSGATFFYGALCGFFTADELDDILFESSEVARFLLEIEGTSVDIDDEIETEDRITDVMRSVAEAASMIRQPRQSSDSSDNTHPPDNIQTSDNKDEITKDNKSEAEENKSQQSEL; encoded by the coding sequence ATGAACAAAAATGACGATGATGATGATTCTAAAGGAAATACAGATGTGAATTTAAACGAAGAATTTGAAATTAATAAACCTGTAATTGCCGATGAAGCAGAAAGTTATGGTAATTTAAAACCAGATATGGACATTACTCCAGATATAAATAACACTCCAAATTCAGATGATACCTATGATTCTGAAATCAATAATAATCAGACATATATCGCACCCCCTCTCCCCAGAAAGCTTACAGAAGAAGAAAAGGAGCGAATAAACAAATATAAAAAATTCAAAAAAGTTGATGGTGCCGCATACAAAAGAATCAATACATTTCTGAGAAAACATACATATATTACTGCAAGAGAATGGGCCATTGCCCGGCTTTGCGCTGATTTTTCAACACGTGGAGGCGCAGAAATGACATTTATCGGAGAAAACCTCCCCGAACTTGTTCCATTTATGACAGACACATATTCTCCGCAGGCAGTAAACCAGGCAAGAAGCTCCTTTAAGAAAAAAGTTAAAAAATCAGGTGCAACTTTTTTTTACGGTGCACTATGTGGTTTTTTTACAGCAGATGAACTTGATGACATACTATTTGAATCAAGTGAAGTTGCAAGATTCCTTCTGGAAATTGAAGGAACATCTGTAGATATTGATGACGAAATCGAAACTGAGGACAGAATAACTGATGTAATGAGAAGTGTTGCAGAAGCCGCATCAATGATAAGACAACCGCGACAATCATCTGATTCATCTGACAATACACACCCACCCGATAATATACAAACATCTGATAATAAAGACGAAATAACTAAAGATAATAAAAGTGAAGCTGAAGAAAATAAAAGTCAACAAAGCGAATTGTAA
- the glmM gene encoding phosphoglucosamine mutase, whose product MSEKQLKKQLFGTNGVRGVIGESMNPQLVLKIGLSLGAMRQGTVAVGMDTRTSGPALINALKSGLISAGCNVVDVGILPTPALQYLVKKHFDAGAMITASHNPPEYNGVKLIDTDGTEMDDEQTIMLENILFSESFKVQEWSNAGTETQSHGMINEYIDEVAAQYPSLISDMTISADPGSGPACLTTPLILSKLGCKVHTINGRCDGTFPGRLPEPSVEGLKGLSELVISTNSAFGVAHDGDADRAVFVDDNGEYLEENDEFALMQRYFCKDSVNGVVVTPVSTSRIVEDIAKETNCRVVYTKVGSIYVARKMLELKAKGENVLFGGEGNGGLIFPNFQHCRDGGMSAAAMVALLTSEGKKLSELRKELPKRHMLRDKVFTENPEGVLKKIKSVFSNEMVDETDGIRINRDDSWALLRPSGTEPFMRLFVEANDKEKAEKFCNEIKNSISF is encoded by the coding sequence ATGTCTGAAAAACAATTAAAAAAACAGCTTTTTGGTACAAACGGTGTTCGCGGAGTTATTGGAGAATCCATGAATCCGCAACTCGTCTTAAAAATTGGTCTTTCTCTTGGGGCAATGAGACAGGGGACTGTCGCTGTCGGGATGGATACAAGGACATCAGGCCCTGCTCTCATTAATGCCTTAAAATCAGGACTCATCTCTGCCGGATGTAATGTTGTAGACGTAGGCATACTTCCAACACCTGCTCTTCAGTATCTTGTAAAAAAACACTTTGACGCCGGCGCAATGATTACAGCATCACATAATCCTCCTGAATACAACGGTGTGAAATTAATTGATACAGACGGAACAGAGATGGATGATGAGCAGACAATAATGCTTGAAAATATTCTCTTTTCAGAATCATTTAAAGTACAGGAATGGTCAAATGCCGGAACAGAAACTCAGTCTCATGGCATGATCAATGAATATATAGACGAAGTTGCCGCACAATATCCCTCTTTAATTTCTGATATGACAATATCCGCCGACCCCGGAAGCGGTCCTGCCTGCCTTACAACCCCTTTAATTCTCTCAAAACTCGGATGTAAAGTCCACACTATAAACGGCCGCTGTGACGGGACTTTTCCGGGCAGACTTCCGGAACCTTCAGTTGAAGGATTGAAGGGTTTATCAGAACTTGTTATATCAACAAACTCTGCATTTGGTGTTGCACATGACGGAGATGCGGACAGGGCTGTATTTGTCGATGATAATGGGGAATATCTGGAAGAAAATGATGAATTTGCTTTGATGCAGAGATATTTCTGCAAAGATTCTGTAAACGGAGTTGTAGTAACTCCTGTAAGCACATCACGTATTGTAGAAGATATTGCAAAAGAGACAAACTGCAGAGTGGTTTATACAAAGGTTGGAAGCATTTATGTTGCACGTAAAATGCTGGAACTAAAAGCAAAAGGTGAAAATGTCTTATTCGGAGGAGAGGGAAACGGAGGATTGATCTTTCCAAATTTCCAGCATTGCCGTGACGGAGGTATGTCTGCGGCCGCAATGGTTGCACTTTTGACATCTGAAGGAAAAAAACTCTCTGAATTGAGAAAAGAACTTCCAAAAAGACATATGCTTAGAGATAAGGTATTCACTGAAAATCCGGAAGGTGTCTTAAAAAAGATAAAATCTGTCTTTTCAAATGAAATGGTTGATGAAACAGACGGAATCAGAATCAACAGAGATGATTCCTGGGCACTCTTAAGACCTTCCGGAACAGAACCTTTTATGAGACTGTTTGTTGAAGCAAATGACAAAGAAAAAGCAGAAAAATTTTGCAATGAAATAAAAAATTCAATTTCATTTTAA
- the mobB gene encoding molybdopterin-guanine dinucleotide biosynthesis protein B, whose translation MKIIHLTGHSNSGKTTLIHKLLDKMVLMFPKKVGVIKHMGHHNFEMPKGKDTTTHYEHGAYVVGGLDSNKSMVAINSNELSDILDLFSDAGIEYAIIEGFKDEGFKKIVLGELELDNVIMKNPDVDEIINSLEKFDDYYTMQGIIKKIKSETDMPHAGAILSFNGIVREYTKDTRTTHLDFNDKKSVEKIISDIEKEVKEVPGVLNAKFHHSTGRINAGGDLTYLVIISSHRQEAFLAMMNAIDRLKAELHDAGKELVE comes from the coding sequence ATGAAAATTATTCATCTGACAGGGCATTCAAATTCAGGCAAAACAACTCTGATTCACAAACTTCTGGATAAAATGGTCCTGATGTTTCCAAAAAAAGTAGGCGTCATAAAACATATGGGCCATCATAATTTTGAGATGCCAAAGGGAAAAGATACAACCACCCACTATGAACATGGTGCCTATGTTGTCGGCGGTCTTGATTCCAATAAATCAATGGTTGCTATAAATAGCAATGAACTTTCAGACATTCTGGATTTGTTTTCAGACGCAGGTATTGAATATGCTATTATTGAAGGATTCAAAGACGAGGGGTTCAAAAAAATTGTTCTTGGAGAACTTGAATTAGATAACGTTATCATGAAAAACCCGGATGTTGATGAGATAATAAATTCACTTGAAAAATTTGATGATTACTATACTATGCAGGGAATTATCAAAAAAATCAAATCAGAAACAGATATGCCTCATGCCGGTGCAATCCTCTCATTTAATGGAATTGTAAGGGAATATACAAAAGATACAAGGACAACACACCTTGACTTTAATGACAAAAAAAGTGTTGAAAAGATAATAAGTGATATTGAAAAGGAAGTAAAAGAAGTACCCGGAGTTTTAAACGCCAAATTCCATCACAGTACTGGAAGAATTAACGCCGGGGGGGATTTAACTTATCTTGTAATAATATCTTCTCACAGGCAGGAAGCATTTCTGGCAATGATGAATGCAATTGACAGACTTAAAGCTGAACTTCACGATGCCGGAAAAGAACTTGTTGAATAA